From Carboxydocella sporoproducens DSM 16521, one genomic window encodes:
- the spoIIIAC gene encoding stage III sporulation protein AC has product MKIVNLQLLFQIAGLGVLLMVIMAVLKEAKNEEIGKMAVLAGIVMVLVVVVKLLGDLFQEVKSVFMLY; this is encoded by the coding sequence ATGAAAATCGTCAATTTACAGCTCTTGTTTCAAATTGCTGGCCTGGGCGTGTTACTGATGGTGATTATGGCTGTATTGAAAGAGGCTAAAAATGAGGAGATCGGCAAAATGGCGGTACTGGCCGGGATAGTAATGGTGCTGGTGGTAGTAGTCAAGCTGCTGGGGGACCTGTTCCAGGAAGTCAAAAGCGTCTTTATGCTCTACTGA